The window GACATCGACCTGACCAGCTGGGTGACCGGCCAGGAATACACCTCGGTGTCGGCCCGGACGGTGTCGCGCAGCGGCCGGCTGCACGAGGACATGGTCGCCGTGGTGGGGCAGCTCGCCGACGGCACCATGGTCAACCACCTGGTCAACTGGCTGAGCCCGCTCAAGGAGCGGTCCACGGTGATCACCGGTGACCGGGGCTGCTTCGTCGCCGACACCCTCACCGCCGACCTCACCTTCTACGCCAACGGCGCCATCGACACCGAGTGGGAGGCGCTGCGCGCGTTCCGCGGCGTCGCCGAGGGCGACATGGTGCGCTACGCGATCCCGAAGCGGGAGCCGCTGCTGGTCGAGCACGAGCGCTTCCGCGACGCGGTCGAGGGCAAGGAGAGCGACATCGTGACCCTGCGCCAGGGCCTGCGTACGGTCGAGGTGGCCGGCGCCGTCCTGCGCTCCGCGACCGACGGCAGCACGATCACCGTGGGGGCGGGCACCGCGTCCCCGGCGGGGGACACCGTTCCCACCCGCTGACGATGGGCGACCGCGGTCCGCGTCCGGCGGGCCGCGGTCCGGCACCTCGCACCGCCAGCCCTCCTCCCACCTAAGGACAGCGCATGTCAACGCCCCGCCGAGCGCCGCGGCTCGTCGTACTGGTCGCCAACGGCATCACCGGCGACTCCCGCGTACAGAAGACCGCCATCGCCGCCGCCCGGGACGGGTGGGACGTGGTCCTGGTGGGCCGGAGCAGCCGCAAGAAGGGCGAGCCGGAGCGCTCCGCCATGGGGCCGATCCAGGTCATCCGGGTGCCGGTGCCGCAGACCCTGTCCCGCCGGCCGGCCCGCGAGCACCGGATCCGCCGCACGGTGACGCAGTTCGGCATCCCGGACAAGTCCGCCCTGGCCCGCTACCGCGCCTCGCACCAGGCCTGGCTCCGGACGCAGACGGCGAAGCGCAACCCTCCGCCGCGCGCCTGGCTGCGGGCGCACGAGGCGGTGCACCAGTTCCGGCTGCGGGCCTGGGGCTGGGAACAGTTCCACAGCACCCAGCCGCTGCCGCCCACCGGCGACTGGCGGACCGACTGGCCGACGCTTGTCGACATCGACCTGGCGTTCGGGCCGGTGCTGGAGGAGCTGGAGCCGGACGTCATCCACGCCAACGACATCAACACCATCCCGACGGCGGCGATGAGCGCCGCGCGGCTGCGGGCGCGCGGGCGCGGCTGCGTCTGGCTCTACGACGCCCACGAGTACGTGCAGGGCGTCGCCTGGCCCAAGCCGCAGCAGGCCAGTGGCGTGCGGGCCGCCGAGCGGGAGTTCATCGGCCGGGCCGACGCGGTGGTCACCGTCTCCGAGCAGATCGCGGAGAAGCTCCAGACCGAGTACGGGCTGCCGAAGACCCCGATGGTGGTGGGAAACTCGCCGGTGCGCGAGGGCATCCGCAGCGGCGCCGTGACCGCCTCCGTGCGGGAGCGCGCCGGCGTCGCCGAGGGCGTGCCGCTGATGGTGTACGCGGGCTGGATCGGCAAGGAACGCGGGCTGGACACCGTCATCGCGGCGCTGCCGCAGTTGCCGGAGCACCACCTGGCCCTGGTCAGCGGCCGGATGACCCCGCTGCTGGAGGACCTGCTCGCCCGCGCCGAGGCGACCGGCACGCGGGACCGGGTGCACGTGGTCCCCTACGTCGCGCCGTACGAGGTCGCCGACTACCTCAGCTCCGCCGACCTCGGCCTGATCCCGTTCCAGCGGACCCCGAACTGCGAGCTGTCCCTGCCGACGAAGGTCTCCGAGTACCTGCACGCCGGCCTTCCCCTGGTCACGAGCGACGTGCAGGTGGTCCGGGCGTTCGTCGAGGGCCACGACATCGGGGAGACCTTCACCTCCGGCGACGTGGCGGGCTTCGTGGAGGCGACGCGGCGGGCCACCGCCCGCCGGGTCGAGCTGGCCGCGCACATCAGCGAGCCGATCCTCGACGAGCTGTCCTGGGAGCGGCAGAGCAGCAAGCTGCTCCAGCTCTACCGGGACCTCTCCGGCGTCGCGCCGGCCGGCCCG is drawn from Micromonospora sp. NBC_01740 and contains these coding sequences:
- a CDS encoding glycosyltransferase — its product is MSTPRRAPRLVVLVANGITGDSRVQKTAIAAARDGWDVVLVGRSSRKKGEPERSAMGPIQVIRVPVPQTLSRRPAREHRIRRTVTQFGIPDKSALARYRASHQAWLRTQTAKRNPPPRAWLRAHEAVHQFRLRAWGWEQFHSTQPLPPTGDWRTDWPTLVDIDLAFGPVLEELEPDVIHANDINTIPTAAMSAARLRARGRGCVWLYDAHEYVQGVAWPKPQQASGVRAAEREFIGRADAVVTVSEQIAEKLQTEYGLPKTPMVVGNSPVREGIRSGAVTASVRERAGVAEGVPLMVYAGWIGKERGLDTVIAALPQLPEHHLALVSGRMTPLLEDLLARAEATGTRDRVHVVPYVAPYEVADYLSSADLGLIPFQRTPNCELSLPTKVSEYLHAGLPLVTSDVQVVRAFVEGHDIGETFTSGDVAGFVEATRRATARRVELAAHISEPILDELSWERQSSKLLQLYRDLSGVAPAGPREVPWTVQERPVTAPSTGTAEPRPLGGWRELGDTPIRLGLGPANYAGQAAAFARAICRDNADVSVQVVMNKLPGSFDYPADVYLDSLRQPELDFQLEQVNRVLSQYTHVLVDAFMPLFGQLNGDNIEGDLPALRKAGIKVALLAHGSEIRHPDRHQQRHEFSLFSDAPDGIAAKLRKKAERNRRVAEECGLPAFVTTPDLLEDLPWATWAPLVVDVDAWACDRPVMQRSRPLVLHAPSKRWTKGTDRILPAMQALHDRGVIELRLAEGVAWAEMRELVRDCDLVLDQFTTGSFGTFAVEAMAAGKPVVAYLSEQVTKTVGGDLPIVNATPTDLTTVVESLLDDREATAKIGLASAEYARTYHDGTWTARQLTSFLG
- a CDS encoding Gfo/Idh/MocA family protein is translated as MSAGRKLRAGLIGLGAMGRNHARILAGLDGVELVGIVDPAGDTTGTLRAPVVPELGDLLALGVDYAVVACPTALHEQVGLELAANGVSALIEKPLAQSVDAAVRLVEAFEAAGLVAGVGHIERYNPALQNLRTRLEAGELGEVYQVVTRRQGPFPHRIADVGVVMDLATHDIDLTSWVTGQEYTSVSARTVSRSGRLHEDMVAVVGQLADGTMVNHLVNWLSPLKERSTVITGDRGCFVADTLTADLTFYANGAIDTEWEALRAFRGVAEGDMVRYAIPKREPLLVEHERFRDAVEGKESDIVTLRQGLRTVEVAGAVLRSATDGSTITVGAGTASPAGDTVPTR